The Planktothrix tepida PCC 9214 genome has a segment encoding these proteins:
- the rplE gene encoding 50S ribosomal protein L5, with the protein MVAKLKTIYLDKIVPKMMDQFKYENIHQVPKIVKITVNRGLGEASQNAKALESSINELAVITGQKPVVTRAKKAIAGFKIRKGMPVGVMVTLRSDRMYAFLDRLINLSLPRIRDFRGVSGKSFDGRGNYSLGVREQLIFPEINYDSIDQIRGLDIAIVTTAKTDEEGRALLKEMGMPFRDS; encoded by the coding sequence AAATGATGGATCAGTTCAAATATGAAAATATCCATCAAGTTCCTAAGATTGTTAAAATCACTGTCAACCGGGGTTTAGGCGAAGCTTCTCAAAATGCCAAAGCTTTAGAGTCCTCCATCAATGAATTAGCTGTGATTACGGGACAAAAACCCGTTGTCACCCGCGCTAAAAAAGCCATTGCCGGGTTCAAAATTCGCAAAGGAATGCCCGTCGGTGTGATGGTAACCTTACGTTCAGACCGGATGTATGCCTTCTTAGATCGACTGATCAATTTATCTTTGCCTCGGATTCGTGATTTTCGCGGTGTCAGTGGCAAAAGCTTTGATGGTCGAGGAAATTACAGTTTGGGTGTCCGAGAACAATTGATCTTTCCTGAAATTAACTATGACAGTATTGATCAAATTCGAGGCTTAGATATTGCAATTGTGACCACAGCCAAAACCGACGAAGAAGGGCGAGCCTTGCTCAAAGAAATGGGAATGCCCTTCCGGGACAGCTAG
- the rpsH gene encoding 30S ribosomal protein S8, producing the protein MAANDTIADMLTRIRNSCMARHQTTQIPSTKMTRSIAQVLKQEGFIGDFEETGEGIKKYLVVSLKYNSKTKAPTIQKLQRVSRPGLRVYRNRKELPRVLGGIGVAIISTSRGVMTDREARRQGLGGEVLCYIW; encoded by the coding sequence ATGGCGGCAAACGATACCATTGCGGATATGTTGACGCGCATTCGCAATTCTTGCATGGCGCGGCATCAAACTACACAAATTCCTTCTACAAAAATGACCCGTAGTATTGCCCAAGTTCTTAAACAAGAAGGCTTTATTGGGGATTTTGAAGAAACTGGCGAAGGCATTAAAAAATACTTGGTTGTCTCTCTCAAGTACAACTCTAAAACGAAGGCTCCCACCATTCAGAAGTTACAGCGAGTCAGCCGACCGGGTTTGCGAGTGTATCGCAACCGCAAAGAACTCCCTCGCGTTTTAGGTGGAATTGGCGTAGCCATTATTTCTACATCTCGCGGGGTGATGACCGACCGAGAAGCTCGACGTCAAGGACTCGGTGGTGAAGTGCTTTGTTACATTTGGTAG
- the rplF gene encoding 50S ribosomal protein L6 translates to MSRIGKRPISVPKQVTLTINGQHVTVKGPKGELSRVLPPEVVVEQDGETVNVKRASESRTARQRHGLCRTLVSNMVEGVSNGFERRLEIQGVGYRASVQGTNLVLNVGYSKPVEMIPPEGIRVAVENNTNVIISGIDKEIVGNMAARVRAVRPPEPYKGKGIRYQGEVVRRKAGKTGKGGKK, encoded by the coding sequence ATGTCTAGAATTGGTAAACGTCCAATTTCCGTACCTAAGCAAGTCACCCTTACCATTAATGGTCAACACGTGACTGTTAAAGGCCCCAAGGGTGAGCTTTCTCGTGTTCTCCCCCCGGAAGTCGTAGTGGAACAGGACGGAGAAACCGTCAATGTCAAACGAGCTTCCGAATCCCGGACTGCTCGTCAGCGTCATGGCCTTTGTCGAACCCTTGTATCTAATATGGTCGAAGGGGTTTCTAATGGGTTTGAACGACGTTTAGAAATCCAAGGGGTGGGTTATCGGGCTTCCGTGCAAGGGACAAACCTGGTGTTAAATGTGGGTTACAGTAAACCCGTAGAAATGATACCGCCTGAAGGCATTCGCGTTGCTGTTGAAAATAACACGAACGTCATTATTAGCGGGATTGACAAAGAAATTGTCGGCAATATGGCCGCCCGCGTTCGGGCTGTGCGTCCCCCAGAACCTTATAAAGGCAAAGGCATTCGTTATCAAGGCGAAGTGGTTAGACGTAAAGCTGGTAAAACTGGTAAGGGTGGGAAAAAATAA
- the rplR gene encoding 50S ribosomal protein L18 — protein sequence MKLTRQESRDRRHRRVRVKVFGTAERPRLAVFRSNQHIYVQVIDDTKHHTLVAASTVEPGFKSEDLSGSTCDASVKIGQLIAERAVAKGIKQVVFDRGGYIYHGRVKALADAAREAGLDF from the coding sequence ATGAAACTAACTCGTCAAGAATCCCGTGATCGTCGTCATCGCAGAGTTCGGGTCAAGGTATTTGGCACTGCTGAACGTCCCAGATTAGCAGTGTTTCGCTCCAACCAGCATATTTATGTGCAGGTGATAGATGATACCAAACATCACACTTTAGTTGCGGCTTCTACGGTGGAACCGGGTTTTAAATCCGAAGATTTATCAGGTTCAACCTGCGACGCTTCTGTCAAAATTGGCCAGTTAATTGCTGAACGCGCTGTAGCTAAAGGCATCAAACAGGTTGTTTTTGATCGGGGTGGATACATCTATCACGGTCGTGTCAAAGCTTTAGCCGATGCCGCCCGAGAAGCTGGACTAGACTTCTAA
- the rpsE gene encoding 30S ribosomal protein S5: MAEQQQQQRRKKSNRTKEKETEWQERVVQIRRVTKVVKGGKKLSFRAVVIVGNEKGQVGVGVGKAADVIGAVRKGVADGRKNVVEVPLTKSNSIPHPVNGEGGGAQVMMRPAAPGTGVIAGGAVRTVLELAGVRNILAKQLGSSNPLNNARATIHALKSLRTFADVAKERGIPIEHLYA; encoded by the coding sequence ATGGCAGAGCAGCAGCAACAGCAGCGTCGTAAAAAAAGTAATCGCACCAAAGAAAAAGAAACTGAGTGGCAAGAACGGGTTGTCCAAATCCGTCGGGTTACTAAAGTGGTCAAAGGCGGTAAAAAACTCAGCTTCCGGGCTGTGGTGATTGTTGGTAATGAAAAAGGTCAGGTTGGTGTCGGTGTCGGTAAAGCCGCCGATGTCATCGGAGCCGTGAGAAAAGGGGTGGCAGACGGTCGTAAAAACGTTGTAGAAGTTCCCTTAACTAAATCTAATTCGATTCCCCATCCGGTTAATGGTGAAGGGGGAGGCGCTCAAGTCATGATGCGTCCTGCTGCTCCGGGGACAGGGGTAATTGCTGGGGGAGCGGTGCGTACCGTTTTGGAATTAGCAGGGGTTCGCAATATCTTAGCCAAACAACTCGGTTCCAGCAACCCTCTGAATAATGCCAGAGCCACAATTCATGCTTTAAAATCATTACGAACCTTTGCAGACGTGGCCAAAGAGCGGGGCATTCCCATTGAGCATCTTTACGCCTAA
- the rplO gene encoding 50S ribosomal protein L15, translated as MRLNDAIPKPGSRKRGRRLGRGISAGQGASSGKGMRGQNSRSGRSTRPGFEGGQNPLYRRLPKLKGFPLVNRKQYTTINVGQLASLSANTEVTLNSLLEAGLLTGSRGPLKILGHGELNVALRIEAAAFTQGARTKIEAAGGTCQLPVNSNQ; from the coding sequence ATGAGACTCAACGATGCTATACCCAAACCAGGCTCTCGCAAACGCGGTCGTCGCCTAGGTCGTGGGATCTCTGCTGGTCAAGGCGCAAGCTCTGGAAAAGGGATGCGGGGTCAAAATTCTCGTTCCGGTCGCAGTACCCGCCCTGGCTTTGAAGGAGGTCAAAATCCTCTCTATCGTCGCCTTCCTAAACTTAAAGGCTTCCCTCTCGTTAATCGTAAACAATACACTACGATTAATGTAGGTCAGTTGGCATCCCTGAGTGCTAATACTGAAGTTACCCTGAATTCCCTATTAGAAGCGGGACTCTTAACAGGATCTCGTGGCCCTCTGAAAATTTTAGGGCATGGGGAACTGAATGTGGCACTGCGGATAGAAGCGGCAGCCTTTACCCAAGGAGCCCGTACCAAAATTGAAGCCGCAGGTGGGACTTGTCAGTTACCAGTCAATAGTAATCAGTAA